From Camelus dromedarius isolate mCamDro1 chromosome 2, mCamDro1.pat, whole genome shotgun sequence, one genomic window encodes:
- the LOC105087795 gene encoding olfactory receptor 5K1, with protein MAKENHTTKNEFILTGFTDHPELKTMLFLVFFATYLITMVGNLSLVILISKEHRLHTPMYVFLGNLALVDSCCACAITPKMLANFFSENRMISLYECMAQFYFLCSVETADCFLLAAMAYDRYVAICNPLQYHTMMSKKLCIQMTTGAYTAGNLHSTIHVGLLFRLAFCGSNHINHFYCDILPLYRLSCVDPYVNELVLFIFSGSIQVFTIGSVLISYLHILFTIFKMKSKQGRVKAFSTCASHFLSVSLFYGSLFFMYIRPNLLEEGDKDIPAAILFTEVVPLLNPFIYSLRNKEVITVLRKILKEKKSQKNLKQMTPTVA; from the coding sequence ATGGCTAAAGAAAATCATACCACAAAAAATGAGTTTATACTCACAGGATTTACAGACCATCCAGAGCTGAAGACCATGCTGTTTCTGGTGTTCTTTGCCACCTACCTGATCACCATGGTGGGGAATCTTAGCCTGGTGATACTGATTTCAAAAGAGCATCGTCTTCACACACCAATGTACGTCTTTCTGGGCAACCTTGCTCTTGTGGACTCTTGCTGTGCCTGTGCCATTACTCCTAAGATGTTAgcaaatttcttttctgaaaacagAATGATTTCCCTCTATGAATGCATggcacaattttattttctttgcagtgtTGAAACTGCAGACTGCTTTCTCCTGGCAGCAATGGCCTATGATCGCTATGTGGCCATATGTAACCCACTGCAGTACCACACAATGATGTCAAAGAAACTCTGCATTCAGATGACCACAGGGGCCTACACAGCTGGAAACCTGCACTCCACGATCCATGTAGGACTTTTATTTAGGTTAGCTTTCTGTGGATCTAATCACATCAACcacttttattgtgatattctCCCTTTATACAGACTCTCCTGTGTTGACCCGTATGTCAACGAACTGGTACTATTTATCTTTTCAGGCTCAATTCAAGTCTTCACAATTGGTAGTGTCTTAATATCTTATCTCCACATTCTCTTtaccattttcaaaatgaaatccaAACAGGGAAGGGTCAAAGCCTTTTCTACCTGTGCATCtcactttttgtctgtttcattatTCTATGGATCTCTTTTCTTCATGTACATTAGACCAAATTTGCTTGAAGAAGGGGATAAAGATATACCAGCTGCTATTCTGTTTACAGAAGTAGTTCCCTTACTAAATCCTTTCATTTATAGCCTAAGAAATAAGGAAGTAATAACTGTCTTGAgaaaaattttgaaggaaaaaaaatctcaaaagaattTGAAACAAATGACCCCTACTGTAGCTTAA